The Streptomyces sp. NBC_00224 genome has a window encoding:
- a CDS encoding ABC transporter ATP-binding protein, translating into MTGTRAGATAGTEVRTLSELEERAAARRDRPAYGHDALIACDRLVRIFTTDGVEVQALQGLDLLVTDGELMALVGASGSGKSTLMNILAGLDVPTAGQAKVAGRDLLSMDAKARLDYRREVVGFVWQQTARNLLPYLTAAQNTSLPMQLRGRRRGAKGKSTRADELLTLLGVAHCRDRRPHQMSGGEQQRVAIAVALANNPSVLLADEPTGELDSATAEQIFAAFRTANEELGTTIVIVTHDQTVANEVRRTVAIRDGRTSTEVLRRTHLNEQTGEESVVSREYAMLDRAGRLQLPTEYTEALGMERRVLLELEQDHIQVWPDGSGE; encoded by the coding sequence ATGACGGGGACGAGGGCCGGGGCGACGGCGGGGACGGAAGTCCGGACGCTGTCCGAGCTGGAGGAACGGGCGGCGGCGCGGCGTGACCGCCCGGCGTACGGCCATGACGCCCTGATCGCCTGCGACCGCCTGGTCCGGATCTTCACGACGGACGGCGTGGAGGTCCAGGCCTTGCAGGGCCTCGACCTCCTCGTGACGGACGGCGAGCTGATGGCCCTGGTGGGAGCATCCGGCAGCGGCAAATCCACACTGATGAACATCCTGGCGGGCCTGGACGTCCCGACGGCGGGCCAGGCGAAGGTGGCGGGCCGGGACCTGCTGTCGATGGACGCGAAGGCGAGGCTGGACTACCGGAGGGAGGTGGTCGGCTTCGTCTGGCAGCAGACAGCGAGAAACCTCCTCCCGTACCTGACGGCCGCTCAGAACACCTCGCTCCCCATGCAGTTGCGAGGCCGCCGACGCGGCGCGAAGGGCAAGTCGACCCGAGCGGACGAACTCCTCACCCTGCTCGGGGTGGCCCACTGCCGCGACCGCCGCCCCCACCAGATGTCCGGCGGCGAACAGCAGCGCGTGGCGATAGCGGTGGCCCTCGCCAACAACCCCTCGGTCCTCCTGGCCGACGAACCGACCGGCGAACTCGACTCCGCCACGGCCGAACAGATCTTCGCGGCCTTCCGCACGGCGAACGAGGAGCTGGGCACGACGATCGTCATCGTCACCCACGACCAGACGGTGGCGAACGAGGTCCGCCGCACGGTGGCCATCCGCGACGGCCGCACCTCCACGGAGGTCCTACGCCGCACCCACCTCAACGAGCAGACGGGCGAGGAGTCAGTGGTCTCCCGCGAATACGCGATGCTCGACAGGGCGGGCCGCCTCCAACTCCCCACGGAGTACACGGAGGCCCTGGGGATGGAGAGAAGGGTGCTGCTGGAGCTGGAGCAGGACCATATCCAGGTGTGGCCGGATGGGAGTGGGGAGTAG
- a CDS encoding methyltransferase domain-containing protein — protein sequence MGAHRDSAARARAALVAEIVAGGALADPAWRAAFEEVPRDLFVPYYFVGRPGGYERLWGEDPDPDRRARWLDGVYTDMPLATRLRDGELLSSSSQPSLMARMLEVLDVRDGHAVLEIGAGTGYNAALLSHRLGEELVTTVDLDPEITESARTHLVAAGFRPAVVTGDGARGCPSRAPFDRIIATCTLPSVPAGWLAQCTPGALIEAPLATGLILLKVRDAGHAEGRFLHTPAYFVPLRGVAPTPGAPYAGGLPRPSLENELFRFLLALTADSLDPYEAYELWRREDRPRRERFGVTVTDEGQWAWLDDPRGPHTWPLRDVVPGNV from the coding sequence ATGGGCGCACACCGGGATTCGGCCGCCAGGGCGCGGGCGGCCCTCGTCGCGGAGATCGTGGCCGGGGGCGCGCTCGCCGACCCGGCCTGGCGGGCCGCCTTCGAGGAGGTGCCCCGCGACCTCTTCGTGCCGTACTACTTCGTGGGGCGCCCCGGCGGCTACGAGCGGCTGTGGGGCGAGGACCCGGACCCCGACCGGCGGGCGCGCTGGCTGGACGGGGTCTACACGGACATGCCGCTGGCCACCCGGCTGCGCGACGGGGAGCTGCTCTCCTCCAGCAGCCAGCCTTCGCTGATGGCCCGGATGCTGGAGGTCCTGGACGTCCGGGACGGGCACGCGGTCCTGGAGATCGGCGCCGGGACCGGCTACAACGCGGCGCTGCTCAGCCACCGCCTCGGCGAGGAGCTGGTCACCACGGTCGACCTGGACCCGGAGATCACCGAGTCGGCCCGGACGCATCTGGTGGCGGCGGGCTTCCGCCCGGCGGTGGTGACCGGCGACGGGGCGCGCGGCTGCCCGTCGCGGGCGCCCTTCGACCGGATCATCGCGACCTGCACCCTGCCGTCGGTGCCGGCCGGGTGGCTGGCGCAGTGCACACCGGGGGCGCTGATCGAGGCCCCGCTGGCCACCGGGCTGATCCTGCTGAAGGTGCGCGACGCGGGGCACGCGGAGGGGCGCTTCCTGCACACCCCGGCCTACTTCGTGCCGCTGCGGGGCGTGGCGCCCACACCCGGCGCCCCGTACGCCGGAGGGCTGCCCCGCCCGAGCCTGGAGAACGAGCTCTTCCGCTTCCTGCTCGCGCTCACGGCGGACAGCCTGGACCCGTACGAGGCGTACGAACTGTGGCGGCGCGAGGACCGCCCCCGGCGCGAGCGGTTCGGCGTGACGGTCACCGACGAGGGCCAGTGGGCCTGGCTGGACGACCCGCGGGGACCACATACGTGGCCCCTGCGGGATGTGGTCCCGGGGAACGTCTAG
- a CDS encoding FtsX-like permease family protein, with protein sequence MAGFVFLRVRAHRLLLAAALLAVLLTTSVLAALTAFSGSIGDASLRHTLATRSSAPASLIVKATVPEAKRQAADAAVREGAHRTFGGLPVTTRTLTQSGPYALPRTLQSPDARKGTEPDLTLFAAVDRTRVRLTGGSWPAPPGTGREIQAALPENAAAQLGLRHWPVSLTLTDRMSGPAVQVRVTGVYRPVDATEAYWQLDDLGGRGTRRVNFTTYGPLLTDPTALTGGRLSRGQTSWLASADFSTLTTHRIGALRAAATQGPKSLVEGKVFAGDATAATSLPDVLDRAERSLLVSRSTLLIVALQLVLLAGYALLLVARLLSSERTGETELLRARGGSRSRLLGLSATEALLLAAPAAVCAPLLSGPLTRLLASHGPLARIGIHLDTGPTGTVWLVAALVALGCAAAVVAPALSAGRATRARAAALPASVRAGADIGLLLIAGVAYWQLDRQTSGSGALSGDRAGGLGIDPLLVAAPALALLAGTVLTLRLLPPAAKLAERRAAGGRGLPAALAGWQFSRRPLRGAGPVLLLVLAVAMGMLAIGQSASWDRSQEDQADFRAGTSVRVFGSSLSGFGQAGSYDAVPGVRAVAPAARSSVELSGGRSGTLLALDTAHADGLLLRSDLGGRSPRALLGELTPPRAARTGVLLPADAAELALGLRLGAEGTPGGASPSGVTANLTAVVEDRFGIQYRLPAGPLEADGRPAERRLSLDLAAGAPVGRPAAPLALTCFELDFNVPYEKAEQHRFTVRELRTVTRDGRTAPVALPAADRWRATSLESGEGPGGLLALTPKTEGQALSVPYATGSTLVTAGSWTGIPSRTVRVAAVRPAPPALTAIATDRFLASSGTRVGQTVTAVLAGQTLRAKVVDRMAEVPTTGPGAETAGGGGRDGGALLLDLSAINARLAVDTGSSLAPTEWWLTTGPGDAARAAAALRARPDIDPQQVVVRAEVAEQLRDDPLGAGPQAALIAAAIVAAALAAVGFAVSAAGSLRERGAEFAVLRALGAPRRQLARLIAAEQGVLIALALLVGLALGEVLTRAVVPLIVLTGQATQPVPKVLVELPAGRLAVLLAGVAAVPLLIVATLALRRTDPAVSLRHQGGN encoded by the coding sequence GTGGCGGGTTTCGTGTTTCTGCGGGTGCGCGCGCACCGGCTGCTTCTGGCCGCCGCGCTGCTGGCCGTCCTGCTGACCACCTCGGTCCTGGCCGCCCTGACCGCCTTCTCCGGCTCCATCGGGGACGCGTCCCTGCGCCACACCCTGGCCACCAGGTCCAGCGCGCCCGCCTCGCTGATCGTCAAGGCGACCGTCCCCGAGGCGAAGCGGCAGGCCGCCGACGCCGCCGTACGCGAGGGCGCGCACCGCACCTTCGGCGGACTCCCGGTCACCACAAGGACGTTGACCCAGTCCGGCCCCTACGCGCTGCCGCGCACCCTCCAGTCGCCGGACGCCCGCAAGGGCACCGAGCCCGACCTCACGCTCTTCGCCGCCGTCGACCGCACCCGCGTCCGGCTGACCGGCGGCAGCTGGCCCGCCCCGCCGGGCACCGGCCGCGAGATCCAGGCCGCCCTCCCCGAGAACGCCGCCGCCCAGCTGGGCCTGCGCCACTGGCCCGTCTCGCTGACCCTCACCGACCGCATGAGCGGCCCGGCCGTGCAGGTCCGCGTCACCGGCGTCTACCGTCCCGTCGACGCCACCGAGGCGTACTGGCAGCTGGACGACCTCGGCGGCCGGGGCACGCGCCGGGTCAACTTCACCACGTACGGGCCGCTGCTCACCGATCCCACGGCGCTCACCGGCGGGCGGCTGAGCCGGGGCCAGACGTCCTGGCTGGCCTCCGCCGACTTCTCCACCCTGACCACCCACCGGATCGGCGCCCTGCGTGCGGCGGCGACCCAGGGGCCCAAGTCCCTGGTGGAGGGCAAGGTGTTCGCGGGCGACGCGACCGCCGCCACCTCGCTGCCCGACGTGCTCGACCGGGCCGAGCGCTCGCTGCTTGTCTCCCGCTCGACCCTGCTGATCGTCGCGCTGCAACTGGTACTGCTCGCCGGGTACGCGCTGCTGCTGGTGGCCCGGCTGCTGAGCAGCGAGCGGACCGGCGAGACCGAGCTGCTGCGGGCGCGCGGCGGCTCCCGCTCCCGACTCCTCGGCCTGTCCGCGACCGAGGCGCTGCTGCTCGCCGCCCCGGCGGCGGTGTGCGCACCGCTGCTCTCCGGCCCGCTCACCCGGCTCCTCGCGAGCCACGGCCCGCTCGCCCGGATCGGCATCCACCTCGACACCGGCCCGACCGGCACGGTGTGGCTGGTGGCGGCGCTGGTCGCGCTGGGGTGCGCGGCGGCCGTGGTGGCCCCGGCCCTGTCGGCCGGGCGGGCCACCCGCGCCCGGGCCGCCGCACTGCCCGCCTCCGTGCGCGCCGGGGCCGACATCGGGCTCCTGCTGATCGCCGGGGTCGCCTACTGGCAGCTGGACCGCCAGACCTCGGGGTCCGGGGCGCTCAGCGGCGACCGAGCGGGCGGCCTCGGCATCGACCCGCTCCTGGTGGCCGCGCCCGCGCTTGCCCTGCTCGCCGGGACCGTACTGACCCTGCGGCTGCTGCCGCCCGCCGCCAAGCTGGCCGAACGGCGGGCGGCGGGCGGGCGCGGGCTCCCGGCGGCGCTAGCGGGCTGGCAGTTCAGCCGCCGTCCGCTGCGCGGCGCGGGCCCGGTGCTGCTCCTCGTACTCGCGGTCGCCATGGGCATGCTGGCGATCGGGCAGTCCGCCTCGTGGGACCGCTCGCAGGAGGACCAGGCGGACTTCCGCGCGGGCACCTCGGTGCGGGTCTTCGGGTCGAGCCTGAGCGGCTTCGGGCAGGCCGGTTCGTACGACGCGGTCCCGGGCGTACGGGCGGTGGCCCCGGCCGCGCGCTCCTCGGTGGAGCTCTCCGGCGGCCGCTCCGGGACGCTGCTCGCCCTGGACACCGCGCACGCGGACGGGCTGCTGCTCCGCTCCGACCTCGGCGGCAGGTCCCCCCGCGCGCTCCTGGGCGAGCTCACCCCGCCCCGGGCGGCGCGGACCGGTGTGCTGCTCCCGGCGGACGCCGCCGAGCTCGCCCTCGGCCTGCGGCTCGGCGCCGAGGGCACCCCGGGCGGGGCCTCCCCGAGCGGGGTCACCGCGAATCTGACGGCGGTGGTCGAGGACCGCTTCGGCATCCAGTACCGCCTCCCGGCCGGGCCCCTGGAGGCCGACGGGCGCCCTGCCGAGCGCCGGCTCTCGCTCGATCTGGCGGCGGGCGCGCCGGTGGGCCGCCCGGCCGCGCCGCTCGCGCTCACCTGCTTCGAGCTGGACTTCAACGTGCCGTACGAGAAGGCCGAACAGCACCGCTTCACCGTGCGGGAGCTGCGGACCGTGACACGGGACGGGCGCACCGCCCCCGTCGCGCTGCCCGCCGCCGACCGCTGGCGGGCCACCTCGCTGGAGTCCGGCGAGGGCCCGGGCGGCCTGCTGGCCCTGACCCCGAAGACCGAGGGGCAGGCCCTGTCGGTGCCGTACGCCACGGGGTCGACCCTGGTGACCGCCGGCTCCTGGACGGGGATACCGAGCCGGACCGTCAGAGTCGCCGCCGTCCGGCCCGCGCCGCCCGCGCTGACGGCGATCGCCACCGACCGGTTCCTGGCCTCCAGCGGAACCCGGGTCGGGCAGACCGTCACGGCCGTCCTGGCCGGGCAGACGCTGCGCGCGAAGGTCGTCGACCGGATGGCCGAGGTCCCGACGACCGGGCCCGGCGCCGAGACCGCGGGTGGCGGCGGCCGCGACGGCGGTGCGCTCCTGCTCGACCTGAGCGCGATCAACGCGCGGCTCGCCGTCGACACCGGCAGCAGCCTCGCCCCGACCGAGTGGTGGCTCACCACCGGCCCCGGCGACGCGGCCCGCGCGGCGGCGGCGCTGCGGGCCCGGCCGGACATCGATCCGCAGCAGGTGGTGGTGCGCGCGGAGGTCGCCGAGCAGCTGCGCGACGACCCGCTGGGCGCGGGTCCGCAGGCCGCGCTCATCGCCGCCGCGATCGTGGCGGCGGCCCTCGCCGCGGTCGGCTTCGCGGTGAGCGCGGCGGGCTCGCTGCGCGAACGCGGGGCGGAGTTCGCCGTGCTGCGGGCCCTGGGCGCCCCGCGCCGCCAGCTGGCCCGGCTGATCGCGGCCGAGCAGGGGGTGCTGATCGCGCTGGCGCTGCTCGTGGGCCTCGCCCTGGGCGAAGTGCTGACGCGCGCGGTGGTGCCGCTGATCGTGCTGACCGGGCAGGCCACCCAGCCGGTGCCAAAGGTGCTGGTGGAACTGCCCGCCGGGCGGCTCGCCGTACTGCTGGCGGGAGTCGCCGCCGTACCGCTGCTGATCGTCGCGACGCTGGCGCTGCGGCGGACCGACCCGGCGGTCTCGCTGCGCCACCAGGGGGGCAACTGA
- a CDS encoding globin: MNEIPRGTLQEQTFYEQVGGEETFRRLVHRFYQGVAEDPLLRPMYPEGDLGPAEERLVLFLIQYWGGPRTYSDHRGHPRLRMRHAPFTVDRAAHDAWLTHMRTAVDELGLSGEHETTLWNYLTYAAASMVNTAE, translated from the coding sequence GTGAACGAGATTCCGCGCGGCACGCTTCAGGAGCAGACCTTCTACGAGCAGGTCGGCGGCGAGGAGACCTTCCGGCGCCTGGTCCACCGGTTCTACCAGGGCGTCGCCGAGGACCCGCTGCTGCGGCCGATGTACCCGGAGGGCGATCTGGGCCCGGCCGAGGAGCGGCTCGTCCTCTTCCTGATCCAGTACTGGGGCGGCCCGCGCACCTACAGCGACCACCGCGGCCACCCCCGGCTGCGGATGCGCCACGCGCCGTTCACCGTCGACCGGGCCGCGCACGACGCCTGGCTGACCCATATGCGTACGGCCGTCGACGAGCTGGGGCTCTCCGGGGAGCACGAGACGACGCTCTGGAACTATCTGACGTACGCCGCCGCCTCGATGGTCAACACGGCGGAGTAG
- a CDS encoding FtsX-like permease family protein, translating to MRTKAVAPWVRTRLRTAPGAAGALALLVLLTAFLAASLPRGVDVYEDRGLRHAVESAAPENSVIRLSGPMPVNGDSALGPQAMERAYRDQLKAIPAPLRADNGQSAYGVRTTEKVRADSPLDSWLPRPEGLPPRLLIASRSSLSDHARLVSGRLPTAKADATSHTAEAAVTAATAKALHISPGSVIHVPGAGGEPLAIRITGIVRPLLPDGNYWATEPVLRDPEFNSSSPSDREAPHYWYAGLLLGPDSAPVLLGTAGSPELYADIAPAAGSMNARRLHGLATSVASLEAGPALAALREQVGPGATISTELDAILEEYTSVRDSITPVVAVATFGTATVAVVVLLMAGGLAAARRSTELALLRARGGSLPGIGGRLAAETAVVTVPAAALGLGLAVLTVRGGRLGPALLAVATVAAVSCLALPVRAVLTHRRVRTASDRDDLVRVRPSRRRTVAELTLLVLAVGAVAALRRRTTAAGSDSLVSSAPVLIGVIAALVLVRLYPLPLRWAARPAARLRSTVGFLSLARAGRASGGGVLPLLALLTALTTAAFGGSVLAGVADARDRAALYTTGADARVDSVTALPPGLADRVAKVGGVSRVAAAHVDYGVEMPYGDKIAVIGADPSSYARLTAGTGLGAIRADDLKARPGKAFSAIASPKVAAGLGKGPREVRVAGYRLMVQVVGVRERTPAVPRSDFLLVDTAGLGAREPTTLLVAGTGLDAKDLRRTVSTPRVAGDPPTVQLRSETRRKLVDSPLQSGAERVYGTAVAAGAGYAVLALLLSLLRGAPERSALLARLRTMGLTRRQGRRLLILEALPQAVLAALGGALTGWAATELLAPGVDLTGLALAASPSTAAAGGGLRTDPMSLLIPAVCVVALAAGVAATQAWWTSRRGSVTELRAGDTR from the coding sequence ATGCGTACCAAGGCCGTTGCCCCCTGGGTGCGGACCCGGCTGCGGACCGCGCCGGGCGCCGCGGGCGCGCTCGCCCTGCTGGTGCTGCTCACCGCGTTCCTGGCCGCGTCGCTGCCGCGCGGGGTCGACGTGTACGAGGACCGGGGGCTGCGCCACGCCGTGGAGTCGGCGGCGCCGGAGAACTCGGTGATCCGGCTGTCCGGCCCGATGCCCGTCAACGGCGACTCCGCGCTCGGCCCGCAGGCCATGGAACGGGCCTACCGGGACCAGCTCAAGGCGATCCCGGCGCCGCTCCGGGCGGACAACGGGCAGTCGGCGTACGGGGTGCGCACCACGGAGAAGGTGCGTGCCGACTCCCCGCTGGACTCCTGGCTGCCGAGGCCCGAGGGCCTGCCGCCGCGCCTGCTGATCGCCTCCCGGTCGTCGCTCTCCGACCACGCCCGTCTGGTGAGCGGGCGCCTGCCCACCGCGAAGGCGGACGCGACCTCGCACACGGCCGAGGCGGCGGTGACGGCGGCGACCGCCAAGGCGCTCCACATCTCCCCCGGTTCGGTCATCCACGTGCCGGGCGCGGGGGGCGAGCCGCTCGCGATCCGCATCACCGGGATCGTGCGCCCGCTGCTCCCCGACGGGAACTACTGGGCCACCGAACCGGTGCTGCGCGACCCCGAGTTCAACTCCTCCTCCCCCAGCGACCGCGAGGCGCCGCACTACTGGTACGCGGGCCTGCTGCTCGGCCCCGACTCGGCGCCCGTACTCCTGGGCACGGCGGGCAGTCCCGAGCTGTACGCGGACATCGCCCCGGCCGCGGGCAGCATGAACGCCCGTCGGCTGCACGGCCTCGCCACCTCCGTGGCCTCCCTGGAGGCCGGCCCGGCACTCGCCGCCCTGCGCGAGCAGGTCGGCCCCGGCGCCACGATCTCCACCGAACTCGACGCGATCCTGGAGGAGTACACCTCCGTACGCGACTCGATCACCCCCGTCGTCGCGGTCGCCACCTTCGGCACGGCGACGGTCGCGGTCGTGGTCCTGCTGATGGCGGGCGGCCTCGCGGCGGCCCGCCGGAGCACCGAACTCGCCCTGCTGCGCGCCCGGGGCGGCTCGCTGCCCGGCATCGGCGGCCGGCTGGCCGCCGAGACGGCGGTGGTGACGGTCCCGGCGGCGGCGCTCGGCCTGGGCCTGGCGGTCCTGACCGTACGCGGCGGCCGGCTCGGCCCCGCGCTGCTCGCCGTGGCCACGGTGGCGGCGGTGTCCTGTCTGGCCCTGCCGGTACGGGCGGTACTCACCCACCGCAGGGTCCGCACCGCCTCCGACCGCGACGACCTCGTACGCGTCAGGCCCTCCCGGCGCCGCACCGTGGCCGAACTGACCCTGCTGGTCCTGGCGGTGGGCGCGGTGGCGGCGCTGCGCCGGCGCACCACGGCGGCGGGCTCCGACTCGCTGGTCAGCTCGGCGCCGGTGCTGATCGGCGTGATCGCGGCGCTGGTGCTCGTACGGCTGTATCCGCTGCCCCTGCGCTGGGCGGCCCGCCCGGCCGCGCGGCTGCGCAGCACGGTCGGCTTCCTCTCGCTGGCCCGCGCGGGCCGCGCCTCCGGCGGCGGAGTGCTCCCGCTGCTCGCCCTGCTCACGGCGCTGACCACGGCCGCGTTCGGCGGCTCGGTGCTCGCCGGGGTCGCGGACGCGCGGGACCGGGCGGCGCTGTACACGACGGGCGCGGACGCGCGGGTCGACAGCGTGACGGCGCTGCCGCCGGGCCTGGCGGACCGGGTCGCCAAGGTCGGCGGGGTGTCGCGGGTGGCCGCGGCCCATGTCGACTACGGCGTGGAGATGCCGTACGGCGACAAGATCGCGGTGATCGGCGCGGACCCGTCCTCGTACGCCCGCCTCACGGCCGGCACCGGCCTGGGCGCGATCCGGGCCGACGACCTGAAGGCCCGCCCGGGCAAGGCGTTTTCGGCGATCGCGTCACCGAAGGTGGCGGCGGGCCTGGGCAAGGGTCCCAGGGAGGTGCGGGTGGCGGGCTACCGGCTGATGGTCCAGGTGGTGGGCGTGCGGGAGCGCACCCCCGCCGTCCCGCGCAGCGACTTCCTGCTGGTGGACACGGCCGGTCTTGGCGCCCGGGAACCGACGACGCTGCTGGTGGCGGGGACGGGCCTGGACGCGAAGGACCTGCGCCGGACGGTATCGACTCCCCGCGTCGCGGGCGACCCCCCAACGGTCCAACTCCGCTCGGAGACACGCCGCAAGCTCGTCGACTCGCCGCTCCAGTCGGGCGCGGAACGGGTTTACGGGACAGCGGTGGCGGCGGGCGCGGGGTACGCGGTGCTGGCGCTGCTGCTCTCCCTGCTGCGGGGCGCGCCGGAGCGTTCGGCCCTGCTCGCGAGGCTGCGGACGATGGGCCTGACCCGCCGCCAGGGCCGCCGCCTGCTGATCCTGGAAGCACTGCCGCAGGCGGTCCTGGCCGCGCTGGGCGGCGCCCTGACGGGCTGGGCGGCGACGGAACTGCTCGCCCCCGGCGTGGACTTGACGGGCCTGGCCCTGGCGGCTTCTCCGTCGACCGCTGCGGCGGGCGGCGGGTTGCGCACGGACCCGATGTCGCTGCTGATACCGGCGGTGTGCGTGGTGGCGCTTGCGGCGGGGGTCGCGGCGACCCAGGCGTGGTGGACGAGCCGGCGCGGCTCGGTGACGGAACTGAGGGCAGGAGACACGCGATGA
- a CDS encoding acyl-CoA thioesterase, which yields MARHIYSCPLRWSDMDAFGHVNNVVFLRYLEEARIDFMFRLAPGDGSPSFSGGSVVARHEIDYVRPLVHRHEPVTVESWVTKIGAASLTIAYEIKDPEQVYVRASTVVVPFDLAAGRPRRISAEEKAFLQEYVEEADAGRGGRAGRGDRGDRVERAAA from the coding sequence TTGGCTCGCCACATCTACAGCTGCCCGCTCCGCTGGTCGGACATGGACGCCTTCGGGCACGTCAACAATGTGGTCTTCCTCCGCTATCTGGAGGAGGCCCGCATCGACTTCATGTTCCGGCTGGCGCCGGGGGACGGCTCGCCGTCGTTCTCGGGCGGGTCCGTGGTGGCCCGGCACGAGATCGACTACGTGCGGCCGCTGGTGCACCGCCACGAGCCGGTGACCGTCGAGTCGTGGGTCACCAAGATCGGCGCGGCGTCGCTGACGATCGCGTACGAGATCAAGGACCCCGAGCAGGTGTATGTGCGGGCGTCGACGGTCGTGGTGCCGTTCGATCTCGCTGCGGGGCGGCCTCGGCGGATCTCCGCGGAGGAGAAGGCGTTCCTCCAGGAGTACGTGGAGGAGGCCGACGCGGGTCGCGGTGGCCGTGCAGGGCGTGGCGACCGTGGTGACCGCGTGGAGCGGGCCGCGGCATGA